Proteins encoded by one window of Zerene cesonia ecotype Mississippi chromosome 8, Zerene_cesonia_1.1, whole genome shotgun sequence:
- the LOC119828384 gene encoding protein ALP1-like, giving the protein MDDETTIRTELNKVILLLSLQCMRRLLSGRKRKNQCKRNRKIWVRDWLSRREQLGASTRLLVEMREEDIDGYNNHLRMLPHQFDELLSKVESAVKKQDTHMRNAIPPKVKLGVTLRYLATGDSLYTLEALHRVARSTISLFIPEVCDAIYNALKDYMRIPGSEDWKRIEHGFRTKWNFPGCVGALDGKHINIFAPDDTSDYYNYKGAHSIILLALVDDDYCFSYVNVGTNGRASDGVVYQKSNLAQALENNTLNFPDQSVIVADAAFPLKLYLMKPYRTTPTRKEKIFNYRLSRARRIVENAFGILVTRFRVFMDAIDMAPKNVDRITLAACSLHNWLRKTSDMYITQRCVDFEDTQQRVVVPGSWRAQLRTALEGLPPTRYANHASRQAGAIRDTYAQLFETTEAVPWQGHMI; this is encoded by the exons ATGGACGATGAAACAACCATCCGTACGGAGCTTAATAAAGTTATTCTTTTGCTATCGTTGCAATGCATGCGAAGACTTCTCTCAGGTAGAAAGAGAAAAAACCAATGTAAAAGGAATAGGAAGATTTGGGTCCGTGATTGGCTAAGTAGAAGGGAACAACTTGGAGCAAGTACTCGATTGCTAGTAGAAATGCGAGAAGAAGATATTGATGGTTACAATAATCATTTGCGCATGTTACCGCATCAGTTTGACGAGTTACTATCTAAAGTTGAAAGCGCTGTAAAGAAACAAGATACACACATGCGAAATGCTATTCCACCAAAAGTGAAACTGGGAGTGACATTGAGGTATCTAGCAACTGGAGATTCGTTATACACATTAGAAGCACTTCACAGAGTTGCAAGGTCTACTATATCTCTATTTATACCTGAAGTGTGTGATGCAATATACAATGCTCTGAAGGATTATATGCGG attcCCGGTTCTGAAGATTGGAAACGCATTGAACATGGCTTTAGAACTAAATGGAACTTTCCAGGTTGTGTTGGAGCGTTGGATggcaaacatataaatatattcgccCCTGATGATACTTCTGACTACTATAACTACAAGGGCGCTCATAGCATCATACTTCTGGCATTAGTTGATGATGACTATTGTTTTTCATACGTAAATGTTGGGACTAATGGTAGAGCTTCTGATGGAGTTGTTTatcaaaaatctaatttagCACAAGCTTTGGAAAATAATACTCTCAATTTTCCGGACCAATCAGTTATTGTGGCAGACGCTGCTTTTCCTCTAAAGTTATACCTTATGAAGCCCTATCGAACAACTCCAACgcgtaaagaaaaaatatttaactaccGTTTATCGAGAGCCAGACGAATCGTTGAAAATGCGTTTGGTATTTTAGTGACACGATTTCGAGTTTTTATGGATGCCATAGATATGGCCCCCAAAAATGTCGATAGAATTACATTAGCTGCCTGCTCTTTACACAATTGGCTTCGGAAAACATCTGATATGTACATCACGCAAAGATGCGTCGACTTTGAAGATACACAACAACGTGTTGTGGTACCAGGATCATGGAGGGCACAACTACGGACTGCTTTGGAAGGCTTACCACCTACACGCTACGCGAACCACGCTTCTCGACAGGCAGGAGCGATAAGAGACACCTATGCGCAGCTCTTTGAAACTACAGAGGCGGTACCGTGGCAAGGtcatatgatttaa